ATCGATACGCTCAAGGCCTTCAGGCTGACGTTTGGCGAGAAGAACGGAGAGCCGGCAGACGAGATCGTGCATGAGGATGGCACGGACATTCCCGAAAGCCGCCGATGCACCGTCGGTTACAGGCTTGGCGGTGTCGTCACCTATTCTCCTCTTGCGGGTGCTCCCGTCCACATGGCGCTCGTCAACGTACTGAGCCTCGGATTCGAGGGCCATAACGGGCGCTGGATCGCCGTTCCCGCCCGCCCCTGATGACGGATATCGCTCTCCCCAAGCCTCGAACGACCATACGCGACCGGTTGGCCGCCGCCCGCCCTCCTGTAAGGCTCTGGCTCGCGGGCGCGATGATCTGGGGCGCACTCATGGCAGGAGTGCTCGGCCTGTCGCTTTACGGCATGGAACGTTTGGACGGCGGGCATACGCCGGCGTTGTTCGGCCTCTACTTTTCAGGCGGCGTGGTCGGCTGGCTTCTCGCCCTGCCCCTCATTGGATTCTTCAGCTTCCGGAGACGCCCCGAAACGCGGTTTGCGGCCGCCTTCCTGCTTCTCTCCTGCGGCACCTTCGGCGCAACGGCGCTCCTGTTTGCCCTGCAATACCGGATGTTTTACGCCCAATGGCATGCGCCATTCGGCACGGTGATCTGGGCATTCCAGTTCGTCTTCACCTCGGCCTCGGCCGTTTACCAGTTCACCGCGCTCGGCAGCCGGCATTACTTTCCCTTCGGCGTCGCACTGCTGGTTGCGGCAAGCCTCTGGCTTGCGCGCCGCAACCGTTGAGATTGCCGGGCTTCTTTGCTAAGAGCGCCTGACAAAAGCCCCGGCCAGCCGGCCCTCCCGCTGTTTGACCAGGTAGTTGACCAGGCGTTCAAACCGCCGCCATCGCCAGTCCAAGGAAAGAAAAGCCCATGATCCCGCGTTATTCCCGGCCCGAAATGGTCGCCATCTGGTCTCCCGAAACCAAGTTTCGCATCTGGTTCGAGATCGAGGCCCATGCCTGCGATGCGCTGGCCGATCTGGGCGTGATCCCGAAGGAAGCCGCACGGACCATCTGGGAAAAGGGCGGAGCCGCCGAGTTCAACGTCGCCCGCATCGACGAGATCGAGGCCGTCACCAAGCATGACGTCATCGCCTTCCTCACCCACCTTGCCGAATTCATCGGCCCCGACAGCCGCTTCGTGCATCAGGGCATGACGTCCTCCGACGTGCTCGACACCACGCTGAACATTCAGCTCGTGCGCGCCGCCGACATCCTGCTAGCCGACATGGACCGCGTTCTCGCTGCCCTCAAGGCCCGCGCCTTCGAACACAAGGACACGGTGCGCATAGGCCGCAGCCACGGCATTCACGCCGAGCCGACGACCATGGGCCTGACCTTCGCCCGCTTCTACGCCGAAATGGTCCGCAACCGCGCCCGCCTCGTGGCGGCACGGGCAGAGGTGGCGACCGGCGCGATCTCCGGCGCCGTCGGCACCTTCGCCAACATCGACCCGCGCGTCGAGGAGCATGTCTGCGAGAAGCTCGGTCTGGTTCCCGAGCCGGTCTCGACGCAGGTCATCCCGCGCGACCGTCACGCCATGTTCTTCGCCACCCTCGGCGTGATCGCATCCTCGATCGAGAACGTCGCGATCGAAATCCGCCACATGCAGCGCACCGAGGTTCTGGAGGCGGAAGAGTTCTTCTCGCCGGGCCAGAAGGGCTCGTCCGCCATGCCCCACAAGCGCAACCCGGTCCTGACTGAAAACCTGACCGGCCTCGCCCGTCTGGTGCGCATGTCCGTCGTCCCTGCCATGGAAAACGTGGCTCTCTGGCATGAGCGCGACATCAGCCACTCCAGCGTCGAGCGCGCCATCGGCCCCGACACCACGATCACCCTCGACTTCGCGCTGAACCGTTTGGCCGGCGTTGTCGAGAAGCTGGTGATCTACCCGGAAAACATGCTGAAGAACATGAACAAGTTCCGCGGCCTCGTGATGAGCCAGCGCGTTCTTCTCGCCCTCACCCAGGCTGGCGTCAGCCGCGAGGACGCCTACCGCCTCGTCCAGAGAAACGCGATGAAGGTCTGGGAACAAGGCAAGGATTTCCTTGAGGAATTGCTCTCCGACGACGAAGTGCGCGCAGCCCTTTCCGAAGAAGATATTCGCGAGAAGTTCGATCTCGGCTACCACACCAAGCACGTCGACACGATCTTCAAGCGCGTCTTCGGCTGAGACCGGCCCGTTCAACTGCGATCCGGCCCGTGGAGACGCGGGCCGGATTGTTCGTTTTTGGGGATGGACTTTAAGACTGGTTTTGTCGCCCGTACGCGGCCAAGATCCTTGACGAAACCTCGACCAGTAAACAGATAAGGCGCATGAAAGCTTCAGACGCAGATATCCTCATCATCCCCGGCTACACCAATTCCGGTCCCGATCACTGGCAAAGCCGCTGGGAGACAAAGCTCTCCACCGCCCGGCGCGTCGAGCAGTCCGAGTGGGCAAAGCCCGTGCGTGACGACTGGGTCGCCCGTGTCATCGAGGAAGTGAACAAGTCCACGCGTCCCGTCGTGCTGGTCGCCCATTCGCTCGGCGTGCCCACGGCGATCCACGCCATTCCCCATCTTGGAGACAAGGTAAAGGGTGCGTTTCTCGTCGCCCCCCCGGATGTCGCGAACCCGGCTATCCGGCCGAAACACCTGATGACCTTCGGTCCCTATCCACGCGATCCGCTGCCCTTTCCGGCGATCACCATCGCCAGCCGCAACGATCCCTTCGGCACCTATGAACATGCCGACGACATTGCAGGCGCCTGGGGTTCGCTGCTGATCGACGCCGGAGAGTCCGGCCATATCAATACGGATTCCGGCCACGGTCCCTGGCCCGAAGGAACTATGGTCTTTGCCCAGTTCCTCAGCCGTCTACAGGGATAATTGCGCAGGCTCACCTGATCCGGAAGGCCATCGCGCGATGGCTTTTTGCCATATGATAAATACGATCAGATCAGGTTAAACGCTTCTTAATGGAAGGCCGATACCGTCGACACTACCGAACGTTGTCGATAGGTAATCTTTGCATCCCGGTTCAAACAGAGGCAGTCATTCCGGTACCAGCGAGGCCGAGGGCCTTCGCGAGTTCGTGGCGATTCTTCCTATGGCGAGCGTCGTAGTCGACCCCGTCGGCCGCATACTGGCAAGTAACAAGCGTTTCGATGATCTGCCCCTGCAGCAGCAGGAAAATCCGTCGAATTCCCTCATCGATCATGTGCGGGACGAGGATCGTGGAAGCTTTGCCGTTCTGCAGCTTGCGGCAATGTCCTCAAGGACAGAGATCCACCCGATAGAAATGCAGTTTGTGACCGGTGATGGCTCACCACTCTGGATGACGGTGCATGCAACGATCATGCCCGGAAACGAAACGCCGACGCAGAACCTTCTGGTACAGCTTGACGACATCACACAGCTTAAACAGCGGGAGTTGGAACTCGCCGACCGCGAAAGCCGCTGGAACGACGCCCTCGTCAGCTCGTCAACTGGCGTATGGGACTACCGGCTTGATCTCGGCTCGTGGTACTACTCCAACGAATGGCGCGCCATTCGCGGGCTTGCCCCCGACGACCCGCTGCCTCCGACGACCGAAGAATGGTTGAAGTTCGTACACCCCGATGACCACGAGCGGGTTATTCTTTCCGTGGAGCGGCAGCAGGCCGGCGATCCCGATTACATGACCTTCGAGTATCGCGAGCGGCATAAGGACGGTCACTGGGTCTGGATCGAATGCCGCGGCGCCTGCGTCGCGTGGGATGATGCTGGCAAACCACAGCGCATCATCGGCACCGACGTCGACATCACAAGCCGGAAGCTGGCCGAGGAGAAGATCGCCCACATGTCCCGCCGGTTGAAGCTGGCGCTGGAGGTCTCCCACATCGGCGTGTTCGAGACCGACTTCGATACCGGCCATTCGGACTGGGACGACGGCATGATGACCCTCTTCGGTCTGGAGGGAAGCCAGAAGATGCGGATCGGCGGCATATGGGAACAGATGCTCCATCCCGAAGATGCGGAACGCGTCTTCAGCAAGGTGGACCATCATGTCGCCAATCTGCTGCCCTTCTCCGATGAATACCGTGTCATCCTGAGCGACGGCTCGATCCGTTATATCCGGTCTCGCACTCTGCCCTTCATCGACTCCGACGGTCACTGCAAGATGATCGGCGCCAACTGGGACGTGACCGCAGACCTTGCGCTTCACCGGGAACTCGAGCGAGCCAAGACGCTCGCCGAGGCCCGCAATGCCGAACTGGAGGCAGCCAAGGCACGCATCGAGCACATCGCGATGCACGACTATCTGACCGACCTTCCGAACCGACGCTTCCTTGACGAGAAACTGGACAGGTTTGTCGAGAGCGATTGCGCGACGACGGGCGGTCTTGCAGTGCTCCATATCGATCTCGACCGTTTCAAGGAAATCAACGACACGCTCGGTCACAGCGCCGGCGACATGATGCTCAAGCATGCGGCAAAGGTATTGAAGGCCAATACCCGAGGCGAAGATTTCGTCGCACGCATCGGCGGAGACGAGTTCGTCTTCCTCGCCCGTTTCGAGGGATCGCATCGCAAGCTCGCACAGCTTGCCGACCGCATCATATCGGAGCTCAGGAAGCCGGTATCTTATGAAGGCCATGAGTGTCGCTTCGGCGCCAGCATCGGAATTGCCTGCGAGCTGGGCCCCGAGATCGATGCACGACAATTGCTGCTGAATGCCGATATCGCGCTCTATCACGCCAAGAACCGCGGCCGTAACCGCCACGAATTCTTCTCGCGCGACAGCCACAAGCACATGGTGGACACCAGAAGGCTTGCGGACGAAATCCTTCGGGCGCTGGAAAACGACGAGTTCGTTCCCCACTATCAGTTCCAGTTCAATGCGCGCACCCTCTCTATTGCCGGCGCCGAGGC
The window above is part of the Rhizobium sp. ACO-34A genome. Proteins encoded here:
- a CDS encoding adenylosuccinate lyase yields the protein MIPRYSRPEMVAIWSPETKFRIWFEIEAHACDALADLGVIPKEAARTIWEKGGAAEFNVARIDEIEAVTKHDVIAFLTHLAEFIGPDSRFVHQGMTSSDVLDTTLNIQLVRAADILLADMDRVLAALKARAFEHKDTVRIGRSHGIHAEPTTMGLTFARFYAEMVRNRARLVAARAEVATGAISGAVGTFANIDPRVEEHVCEKLGLVPEPVSTQVIPRDRHAMFFATLGVIASSIENVAIEIRHMQRTEVLEAEEFFSPGQKGSSAMPHKRNPVLTENLTGLARLVRMSVVPAMENVALWHERDISHSSVERAIGPDTTITLDFALNRLAGVVEKLVIYPENMLKNMNKFRGLVMSQRVLLALTQAGVSREDAYRLVQRNAMKVWEQGKDFLEELLSDDEVRAALSEEDIREKFDLGYHTKHVDTIFKRVFG
- a CDS encoding alpha/beta hydrolase, translating into MKASDADILIIPGYTNSGPDHWQSRWETKLSTARRVEQSEWAKPVRDDWVARVIEEVNKSTRPVVLVAHSLGVPTAIHAIPHLGDKVKGAFLVAPPDVANPAIRPKHLMTFGPYPRDPLPFPAITIASRNDPFGTYEHADDIAGAWGSLLIDAGESGHINTDSGHGPWPEGTMVFAQFLSRLQG
- a CDS encoding GGDEF domain-containing protein, producing MASVVVDPVGRILASNKRFDDLPLQQQENPSNSLIDHVRDEDRGSFAVLQLAAMSSRTEIHPIEMQFVTGDGSPLWMTVHATIMPGNETPTQNLLVQLDDITQLKQRELELADRESRWNDALVSSSTGVWDYRLDLGSWYYSNEWRAIRGLAPDDPLPPTTEEWLKFVHPDDHERVILSVERQQAGDPDYMTFEYRERHKDGHWVWIECRGACVAWDDAGKPQRIIGTDVDITSRKLAEEKIAHMSRRLKLALEVSHIGVFETDFDTGHSDWDDGMMTLFGLEGSQKMRIGGIWEQMLHPEDAERVFSKVDHHVANLLPFSDEYRVILSDGSIRYIRSRTLPFIDSDGHCKMIGANWDVTADLALHRELERAKTLAEARNAELEAAKARIEHIAMHDYLTDLPNRRFLDEKLDRFVESDCATTGGLAVLHIDLDRFKEINDTLGHSAGDMMLKHAAKVLKANTRGEDFVARIGGDEFVFLARFEGSHRKLAQLADRIISELRKPVSYEGHECRFGASIGIACELGPEIDARQLLLNADIALYHAKNRGRNRHEFFSRDSHKHMVDTRRLADEILRALENDEFVPHYQFQFNARTLSIAGAEALARWQHPRQGILTPDRFLSVAEELGVVPQIDALILEKALADFEKWRELGLNVPKISVNVSTRRLHDPLLRKKLSTLAFEPGTVSFELLESIFLDEYDEQAMENLSHLRKLGVDIEIDDFGTGHASIVSLLRLNPKSLKIDRQLVRDVTQSTEQRKLVRSIIDIGRSLNIGVTAEGVETPEHVRILAALGCDVLQGFGLARPMAFSKTADFIAGETWRRPFR